From a single Kitasatospora azatica KCTC 9699 genomic region:
- a CDS encoding dihydrodipicolinate synthase family protein — protein sequence MVATTLPFRADLSVDYDAYAEHVRRLIDAGCDGVVPNGSLGEYQTLTPEERTRVVSTAVEAAGDGARVMPGVAAYGSAESRRWAEQAAEAGAGSVLLLPPNAYRADAATVRAHYAEVAKAGLPIVAYNNPYDTKVDLVPPLLAELHGEGSIVAVKEFSGDVRRAYEIAELAPGLDLLIGADDVLLELALAGAVGWIAGYPNALPEASVELYRAAVAHDLATALPLYKALHSLLRWDSKTEFVQAIKLSMDLAGLGGGPTRAPRGPLTPEVDAAVRAATEKALAEGLC from the coding sequence ATGGTCGCCACCACGCTTCCTTTCCGTGCCGACCTCTCCGTCGACTACGACGCCTACGCCGAGCACGTCCGCCGACTGATCGACGCCGGCTGCGACGGAGTCGTCCCCAACGGCTCACTCGGCGAGTACCAGACGCTCACCCCCGAGGAGCGGACCCGAGTGGTCAGCACCGCCGTCGAGGCGGCCGGCGACGGCGCAAGGGTGATGCCGGGCGTGGCCGCCTACGGCAGCGCCGAGTCCCGCCGCTGGGCCGAGCAGGCCGCCGAGGCCGGCGCCGGCTCCGTCCTGCTGCTGCCGCCCAACGCCTACCGGGCCGACGCCGCCACCGTGCGCGCGCACTACGCCGAGGTGGCCAAGGCCGGCCTGCCGATCGTGGCGTACAACAACCCGTACGACACCAAGGTGGACCTGGTCCCCCCGCTCCTCGCCGAACTGCACGGCGAGGGCAGCATCGTGGCCGTCAAGGAGTTCAGCGGCGACGTCCGCCGGGCCTACGAGATCGCCGAGCTGGCCCCCGGCCTCGACCTGCTGATCGGCGCCGACGACGTGCTGCTGGAGCTGGCGCTGGCCGGCGCGGTCGGCTGGATCGCCGGCTACCCCAACGCGCTGCCCGAGGCCTCGGTCGAGCTCTACCGGGCCGCCGTCGCCCACGACCTGGCCACCGCGCTGCCGCTCTACAAGGCCCTGCACTCGCTGCTGCGCTGGGACTCCAAGACCGAGTTCGTCCAGGCGATCAAGCTCTCGATGGACCTCGCCGGCCTGGGCGGCGGCCCCACCCGCGCCCCGCGCGGACCGCTGACGCCCGAGGTCGACGCGGCCGTCCGGGCCGCCACCGAGAAGGCGCTGGCCGAGGGCCTGTGCTAG
- a CDS encoding helix-turn-helix transcriptional regulator — protein MLSLVTYLRERPGAEVAEVARAFGITERELIADLNVLPMCGTSFRGGDLLDIDTDGERIWWHNVDDVAQPLRLAADEATALLVAARAVAGLPGLRERDRQALTRAVAKIENAAGESAEGSARVGVTFEAEGQVFADIDRALSEGRRIWLRYYSHGRGGMTEREVDPIRLLTEGHTYLDGWCRTSEDRRLFRLDRVAEIKLLDEPADAPRLEPRDLSQGLVNPAADDPEVVVEVGAAGRWVAEYYTHDLAEELPDGGLRITLRSSDPSSLRTLALRLGRDGRIVAPAPVAEQARQAALAALAGYGVGVGE, from the coding sequence ATGCTCTCGCTGGTCACCTACCTGCGTGAGCGCCCGGGTGCCGAAGTCGCCGAGGTGGCCCGCGCCTTCGGGATCACCGAGCGCGAGCTGATCGCCGACCTGAACGTGCTGCCGATGTGCGGCACCAGCTTCCGCGGCGGCGACCTGCTGGACATCGACACCGACGGCGAGCGGATCTGGTGGCACAACGTCGACGACGTGGCCCAGCCGCTGCGCCTGGCCGCCGACGAGGCGACCGCGCTGCTGGTCGCCGCCCGCGCGGTGGCCGGCCTGCCGGGCCTGCGCGAGCGCGACCGGCAGGCGCTCACCCGCGCCGTCGCCAAGATCGAGAACGCGGCGGGGGAGAGCGCCGAGGGCAGTGCCCGGGTCGGGGTGACCTTCGAGGCCGAGGGCCAGGTCTTCGCCGACATCGACCGCGCGCTCAGTGAGGGCCGGCGGATCTGGCTGCGCTACTACTCGCACGGGCGCGGCGGGATGACGGAGCGCGAGGTGGACCCGATCCGCCTGCTCACCGAGGGCCACACCTACCTGGACGGCTGGTGCCGCACCTCCGAGGACCGCCGGCTCTTCCGGCTCGACCGGGTGGCCGAGATCAAGCTGCTGGACGAGCCCGCCGACGCCCCCCGGCTGGAGCCGCGCGACCTGTCCCAGGGCCTGGTCAACCCGGCCGCCGACGACCCCGAGGTGGTCGTCGAGGTGGGTGCGGCCGGCCGTTGGGTGGCCGAGTACTACACCCACGACCTGGCCGAGGAGCTGCCGGACGGCGGCCTGCGGATCACCCTGCGCAGCTCGGACCCGTCCAGCCTGCGCACGCTGGCGCTGCGGCTCGGTCGGGACGGGCGGATCGTGGCGCCCGCGCCGGTGGCCGAGCAGGCCCGACAGGCGGCGCTGGCCGCGCTGGCGGGCTACGGGGTCGGGGTCGGGGAGTGA
- a CDS encoding FKBP-type peptidyl-prolyl cis-trans isomerase: MAENPTGPREADTASGAVADPAAPRPGGPLPGDGESIVIPPSILKQQAGWTAPGQAPPQIPSAKPEEPQVFASTVRKQQVSEADYENVGGGGKLGAVLGAILAVLLVGSGIGLYVVTQNKDSKPAKAADSAPSAPAAPSQAPVPPIKDSAKVLPTVAGDFGKKATITLPSDQADGTFVVKSLSEGDGAKVDKGSWITADFTLKDWTTGKDIPGSYDNGKPQLFQAGLGKLIPALDTSVVGHKAGSRLLVVAPPAAAFGDAGNQQLGLGAKDNLVLVIDIQRVNGPDSRVSGDVTAPPADFPSVKVAGDGKADEITPPAGVTDPTELKTAVLVQGKGPKVESGEKVVVQYSGALLKDGKAFDSSLTRKQAFSFVTGGGSVIEGWDKGIVGQNVGSRIELVIPASMAYKDQAQASIPANSSLVFVVDILDAGVGSADQG, translated from the coding sequence ATGGCTGAGAACCCGACGGGCCCGCGCGAGGCCGACACCGCGAGCGGCGCGGTCGCCGACCCGGCGGCGCCCCGGCCCGGGGGCCCGCTGCCGGGCGACGGGGAGTCCATCGTGATTCCGCCGTCGATTCTCAAGCAGCAGGCCGGCTGGACGGCGCCCGGCCAGGCGCCCCCGCAGATTCCGTCGGCCAAGCCGGAGGAGCCGCAGGTCTTCGCCTCCACGGTGCGCAAGCAGCAGGTCTCCGAGGCCGACTACGAGAACGTGGGCGGCGGCGGCAAGCTCGGCGCGGTGCTGGGCGCGATCCTGGCGGTGCTGCTGGTCGGCAGCGGCATCGGCCTCTACGTGGTCACCCAGAACAAGGACTCCAAGCCCGCCAAGGCCGCGGACAGCGCCCCCAGCGCGCCGGCTGCCCCGAGCCAGGCTCCGGTGCCGCCGATCAAGGACAGCGCCAAGGTGCTGCCCACGGTGGCCGGCGACTTCGGCAAGAAGGCCACCATCACGCTGCCCAGCGACCAGGCCGACGGCACCTTCGTGGTCAAGTCGCTGAGCGAGGGCGACGGCGCCAAGGTCGACAAGGGCTCCTGGATCACCGCCGACTTCACCCTGAAGGACTGGACCACCGGCAAGGACATCCCGGGCTCCTACGACAACGGCAAGCCGCAGCTCTTCCAGGCCGGCCTGGGCAAGCTGATCCCGGCGCTGGACACCTCGGTGGTCGGCCACAAGGCCGGCAGCCGGCTGCTGGTGGTGGCCCCGCCGGCCGCCGCCTTCGGTGACGCGGGCAACCAGCAGCTGGGTCTGGGCGCCAAGGACAACCTGGTGCTGGTGATCGACATCCAGCGGGTCAACGGTCCGGACTCCCGGGTCAGCGGCGACGTGACCGCCCCGCCGGCCGACTTCCCGAGCGTCAAGGTGGCCGGTGACGGCAAGGCCGACGAGATCACCCCGCCGGCGGGCGTCACCGACCCGACCGAGCTGAAGACCGCCGTGCTGGTCCAGGGCAAGGGCCCGAAGGTGGAGAGCGGCGAGAAGGTGGTCGTCCAGTACAGCGGCGCGCTGCTGAAGGACGGCAAGGCCTTCGACTCCTCGCTCACCCGCAAGCAGGCGTTCAGCTTCGTCACCGGTGGCGGCAGCGTCATCGAGGGCTGGGACAAGGGCATCGTCGGCCAGAACGTGGGCAGCCGGATCGAGCTGGTGATCCCCGCCTCGATGGCCTACAAGGACCAGGCGCAGGCGAGCATCCCGGCCAACTCCTCGCTGGTCTTCGTGGTCGACATCCTGGACGCCGGAGTCGGTTCGGCCGACCAGGGATGA
- a CDS encoding twin-arginine translocase TatA/TatE family subunit, which produces MGRILAFLIIVAMAAVFFGGKRLPDLARSLGRSMRILKSETAALRDEFAEEYKGDESEGSTPSALPDAAPIIKAAPGDASTARPGTEQRAGRAR; this is translated from the coding sequence ATGGGCAGGATCCTGGCGTTCCTGATCATCGTCGCGATGGCGGCGGTCTTCTTCGGCGGGAAGCGGCTGCCGGACCTGGCCCGGTCGCTCGGCCGGTCGATGCGCATCCTCAAGAGCGAGACCGCCGCGCTGCGCGACGAGTTCGCCGAGGAGTACAAGGGTGACGAGTCCGAGGGGTCGACGCCGTCGGCCCTGCCCGACGCGGCACCGATCATCAAGGCCGCACCCGGTGATGCCTCCACCGCGCGGCCGGGCACCGAGCAGAGAGCCGGTCGCGCGCGCTGA
- a CDS encoding FAD/NAD(P)-dependent oxidoreductase, with translation MPTSPSESKSFDLAVIGAGPAGLAAAVAAADRGLRCALLDAGARPGGQYYRHPAPELRAARPDRLHHHWAGFAELTERLARHRDAERITYLTHHHVTLLEQAEPWRLHAVTGADGSGLARLRARAVLLATGAYERQLPFPGWTLPGVVTAGGAQAMLKAGLVLPGRRVVVAGSGPLLLAAAVSLTAAGARVPAVLEAGDYLGYAGRPAVLAAVPGKLAEAVTHGAALARHRVRLRRSSAVVEAHGTDRVAGVTVARLDRQWRPVPGTERRIDCDALAIGHGLVPQLELATELGAETRLVPDGTLALRVDAGQRTTVPGLWAAGETCGVGGAELALAEGELAALAIAGADTVPAALAGRRRRLRAFAELMAAAHRPGPGWTGWLRPDTEVCRCEEVPVERIAEAVEELGATDPRTVKLLTRAGMGWCQGRMCGPAVACLSGAGAPGPDRRPFSCPVPLGELAALPELTGTTGTTGTPEN, from the coding sequence GTGCCGACCTCGCCGTCTGAATCGAAGAGCTTCGACCTCGCCGTGATCGGCGCCGGTCCGGCCGGCCTGGCCGCCGCCGTGGCCGCCGCCGACCGGGGTCTGCGCTGCGCCCTGCTGGACGCCGGCGCCCGTCCCGGCGGCCAGTACTACCGTCATCCCGCCCCCGAGCTGCGCGCCGCCAGGCCCGACCGGCTGCACCACCACTGGGCCGGCTTCGCCGAGCTGACCGAGCGGCTGGCCCGGCACCGGGACGCCGAGCGGATCACCTATCTGACGCACCATCACGTCACCCTGCTGGAGCAGGCCGAGCCCTGGCGGCTGCACGCCGTCACCGGCGCCGACGGGTCCGGCCTCGCCCGGCTGCGGGCCCGCGCCGTGCTGCTCGCCACCGGCGCCTACGAGCGCCAGCTCCCGTTCCCGGGCTGGACGCTGCCCGGGGTGGTCACTGCGGGCGGTGCGCAGGCGATGCTCAAGGCGGGCCTGGTGCTGCCGGGCCGGCGCGTCGTGGTGGCCGGCAGCGGCCCGCTGCTGCTGGCCGCCGCCGTCTCGCTGACCGCCGCCGGGGCCCGGGTGCCCGCCGTGCTGGAGGCCGGCGACTACCTGGGCTACGCCGGCCGCCCGGCCGTGCTCGCCGCCGTGCCCGGCAAGCTGGCCGAGGCCGTCACGCACGGCGCCGCGCTGGCCCGGCACCGGGTCCGGCTGCGCCGTTCCAGCGCCGTGGTCGAGGCGCACGGCACCGACCGGGTGGCCGGCGTGACCGTGGCCCGACTCGACCGGCAGTGGCGGCCGGTGCCCGGCACCGAGCGGCGGATCGACTGCGACGCGCTGGCGATCGGCCACGGCCTGGTCCCGCAGCTGGAGCTCGCCACCGAACTGGGCGCCGAGACCCGGCTGGTCCCGGACGGCACCCTGGCGCTGCGGGTCGACGCCGGGCAGCGCACCACCGTGCCTGGCCTGTGGGCGGCCGGCGAGACCTGCGGCGTCGGCGGTGCGGAGCTCGCGCTGGCCGAGGGCGAGCTGGCCGCGCTGGCGATCGCCGGCGCCGACACCGTGCCGGCCGCGCTGGCCGGCCGCCGGCGTCGGCTGCGGGCCTTCGCCGAGCTGATGGCCGCCGCACACCGTCCGGGCCCCGGGTGGACCGGCTGGTTGCGACCGGACACCGAGGTCTGCCGCTGCGAGGAGGTCCCGGTCGAGCGGATCGCCGAGGCGGTCGAGGAGCTCGGCGCCACCGACCCGCGCACCGTCAAGCTGCTCACCCGGGCCGGGATGGGCTGGTGCCAGGGGCGGATGTGCGGGCCGGCGGTGGCCTGCCTGTCGGGTGCGGGCGCGCCCGGCCCCGACCGCCGACCGTTCTCCTGTCCGGTCCCGCTCGGCGAGCTGGCGGCGCTGCCGGAGCTGACGGGGACGACGGGGACGACGGGGACCCCGGAGAACTGA
- a CDS encoding FKBP-type peptidyl-prolyl cis-trans isomerase — translation MKSGPSPAPTSSAPAVPSPVSSASPMPTVSGDFGSKATITVPQGQPSGQFVVSTVTEGEGANVGKGDWVTVNYTATNWTTGKSIPSSYDAGAKPQLYQAGNGQLVPAFDQSVLGKKSGSRLLVVAPPSAGFGSNGNQQLGVGKDDTVVFVLDIMQVVPQDAVVSGTMTQPAANQPQVKDNGKAAPTITIPANTPAPTDLQTNVLIKGDGKPVQSGQSLVLQYTGVLWSNGQQFDSSWNHGGAQVLQIGTGSVIQGWDKGLVGQPVGSRVELVIPPALGYGSQAQNGIPANSTLVFVIDILEAV, via the coding sequence GTGAAGAGCGGACCCTCGCCGGCGCCGACCAGTTCGGCCCCGGCGGTGCCCAGCCCGGTGAGCTCCGCCTCGCCGATGCCCACGGTCAGTGGGGACTTCGGCAGCAAGGCGACCATCACCGTTCCGCAGGGCCAGCCCAGCGGGCAGTTCGTGGTCAGCACGGTGACGGAGGGCGAGGGCGCCAACGTCGGCAAGGGCGACTGGGTGACGGTCAACTACACCGCCACCAACTGGACCACCGGCAAGTCGATCCCCAGCTCGTACGACGCGGGTGCCAAGCCTCAGCTCTACCAGGCCGGGAACGGGCAGCTGGTGCCGGCCTTCGACCAGAGCGTGCTGGGCAAGAAGTCCGGCAGCCGGCTGCTGGTGGTGGCCCCGCCCTCGGCGGGCTTCGGCAGCAACGGCAACCAGCAGCTCGGGGTCGGCAAGGACGACACGGTGGTCTTCGTGCTGGACATCATGCAGGTGGTGCCGCAGGACGCGGTGGTGAGCGGCACGATGACGCAGCCGGCGGCCAACCAGCCGCAGGTGAAGGACAACGGCAAGGCCGCCCCGACGATCACCATCCCGGCCAACACCCCGGCGCCGACCGATCTGCAGACCAATGTGCTGATCAAGGGCGACGGGAAGCCGGTGCAGTCCGGGCAGTCCTTGGTGCTGCAGTACACCGGGGTGCTGTGGAGCAACGGGCAGCAGTTCGACTCCTCGTGGAACCACGGTGGGGCGCAGGTGCTGCAGATCGGCACCGGCAGTGTGATCCAGGGCTGGGACAAGGGGCTGGTCGGGCAGCCGGTGGGCAGCCGGGTCGAGCTGGTGATTCCGCCCGCGCTGGGCTACGGCTCCCAGGCACAGAACGGTATCCCCGCGAACTCGACCCTGGTCTTCGTGATCGACATCCTGGAAGCTGTGTAG
- a CDS encoding (2Fe-2S)-binding protein: MRRTPTALAAADPGPAHTIEFDGRPIPALPGQTIAAALWAQGIMAWRRTRVNGRPRGAFCGIGACFDCLATVNGQPNQRTCLLPAEPGDTVTTQEGHGRADLAV, encoded by the coding sequence ATGCGCCGTACCCCCACCGCGCTGGCCGCCGCCGATCCCGGACCGGCCCACACCATCGAGTTCGACGGCCGGCCGATTCCGGCACTGCCCGGGCAGACCATCGCGGCCGCGCTCTGGGCGCAGGGCATCATGGCCTGGCGGCGGACCAGGGTGAACGGGCGCCCGCGCGGGGCGTTCTGCGGGATCGGGGCCTGCTTCGACTGCCTGGCCACCGTCAACGGGCAGCCCAACCAGCGCACCTGCCTGCTCCCGGCCGAGCCCGGCGACACCGTCACCACCCAGGAGGGCCACGGCCGTGCCGACCTCGCCGTCTGA
- the tatC gene encoding twin-arginine translocase subunit TatC, producing MSLGDHLRELRNRLVKSALAIVVATIVAAFFKDKLLHFLMTPLPGCLPNGQPKPGVKHCADVAVIGVTQPFNLTLKVCLTAGLVAAVPIWLYQLWKFISPGLHKHERRYSLVFLGAGTPLFLAGVTCAYLLMPTTIEVLGSFTPIGAHQILPVEGYLNIATRMLLVFGLAFEFPLLLVMLNMAGVITGKRMLGWWRGMVMAITVFAAVATPSADPISMLALAAPIWVLYFAAVGVALLNDRRRRRNNPDAGLSDEEASHVDLSVAALEGAESVAASAAPVASVPAARSEHVDDDIT from the coding sequence ATGTCCCTCGGCGATCATCTGCGCGAACTGCGCAACCGGCTGGTCAAGTCGGCGCTGGCGATCGTGGTCGCCACGATCGTGGCGGCGTTCTTCAAGGACAAGCTGCTGCACTTCCTGATGACCCCGCTGCCCGGCTGCCTTCCCAACGGCCAGCCCAAGCCCGGGGTGAAGCACTGCGCCGACGTGGCGGTCATCGGTGTCACGCAGCCGTTCAACCTGACCTTGAAGGTCTGCCTCACGGCCGGCCTGGTGGCCGCGGTGCCGATCTGGCTCTACCAGCTGTGGAAGTTCATCTCACCGGGACTGCACAAGCACGAGCGGCGCTACTCGCTGGTCTTCCTCGGAGCCGGTACGCCGCTCTTCCTGGCCGGTGTGACCTGCGCCTACCTGCTGATGCCGACCACCATCGAGGTGCTCGGCTCGTTCACCCCGATCGGGGCGCACCAGATCCTGCCGGTCGAGGGCTACCTCAACATCGCCACCCGGATGCTGCTGGTCTTCGGTCTGGCCTTCGAGTTCCCGCTGCTGCTGGTGATGCTCAACATGGCCGGGGTGATCACCGGAAAGCGGATGCTGGGCTGGTGGCGCGGCATGGTGATGGCCATCACCGTCTTCGCCGCTGTCGCCACCCCGAGCGCCGACCCGATCAGCATGCTGGCGCTGGCCGCGCCGATCTGGGTGCTGTACTTCGCGGCGGTGGGCGTCGCGCTGCTCAACGACCGCCGTCGCCGCCGCAACAACCCGGACGCCGGGCTCTCCGACGAGGAGGCCTCGCACGTGGACCTGAGCGTGGCGGCGCTGGAGGGCGCGGAGTCGGTGGCCGCCTCGGCGGCGCCGGTGGCCTCGGTGCCGGCCGCGCGAAGTGAGCACGTGGACGACGACATCACCTGA
- a CDS encoding helix-turn-helix transcriptional regulator, producing the protein MAIAKAERLMNLALCLMNTRRPLSKRELRESIEAYREAWQHGSEDAFNRMFERDKDDLRELGLVIDVDENTLDGEAGYLARADRNRLPEIALDAEEAAALSLAAKVWQQARLSGAASGALQKLRAAGVPFGDSAGGTALEPHIPVREAAFEPLLLAARDRRPVSFEYRKAGAAVAEPRSVEPWALECWRGHWYLAGWDRDRGASRVFRLSRIAGKVRSRQGAFTAPIPEHVDVRATVARFAGEGATATATVRLRRDAAYPLRAKALTVRQLDADWDELEIPYGLGLDAELAEYGPDVLVLAPEELRAELIDRLRAVAGLAAAGLAAGGLAVEGESK; encoded by the coding sequence ATGGCGATCGCCAAGGCAGAGCGGCTGATGAATCTCGCCCTGTGCCTGATGAACACCAGACGTCCGCTCTCCAAGCGGGAGCTGCGGGAGTCCATCGAGGCCTACCGGGAAGCCTGGCAGCACGGCAGCGAGGACGCCTTCAACCGGATGTTCGAGCGGGACAAGGACGACCTGCGCGAGCTGGGCCTGGTGATCGACGTCGACGAGAACACCCTGGACGGCGAGGCCGGCTACCTGGCCCGGGCCGACCGCAACAGGCTGCCGGAGATCGCGCTGGACGCCGAGGAGGCGGCCGCGCTGAGCCTGGCCGCCAAGGTCTGGCAGCAGGCCCGGCTGTCCGGTGCCGCCAGCGGCGCCCTGCAGAAGCTGCGCGCGGCCGGGGTGCCGTTCGGCGACAGCGCCGGCGGTACCGCCCTGGAGCCGCACATCCCGGTCCGCGAGGCCGCCTTCGAGCCGCTGCTGCTGGCCGCCCGGGACCGGCGCCCGGTGAGTTTCGAGTACCGCAAGGCGGGTGCCGCCGTCGCCGAGCCGCGCTCGGTGGAGCCCTGGGCGCTGGAGTGCTGGCGCGGCCACTGGTACCTGGCCGGCTGGGACCGCGACCGCGGCGCCTCCCGGGTGTTCCGGCTCAGCCGGATCGCCGGCAAGGTGCGCTCCCGCCAGGGCGCCTTCACCGCGCCGATCCCCGAGCACGTGGACGTGCGCGCCACGGTGGCCCGGTTCGCCGGTGAGGGTGCCACCGCCACGGCCACCGTCAGGCTGCGCCGCGACGCCGCCTACCCGCTCCGGGCCAAGGCCCTGACGGTGCGTCAGCTGGACGCGGACTGGGACGAGTTGGAGATCCCGTACGGCCTCGGGCTGGACGCGGAGCTGGCCGAGTACGGCCCCGACGTGCTGGTGCTGGCGCCGGAGGAACTGCGCGCCGAGCTGATCGACCGACTGCGCGCGGTGGCCGGCCTCGCCGCTGCCGGTCTCGCTGCTGGCGGTCTCGCTGTTGAGGGGGAGTCGAAGTGA
- a CDS encoding FKBP-type peptidyl-prolyl cis-trans isomerase yields MSQKTKPEIDFPEGPAPAELEITDIEVGTGAEAKPGQMVEVHYAGVTYETGEEFDASWNRGSTFKFPLGAGRVIKGWDEGVVGMKVGGRRKLVIPAHKAYGNQSPSPLIPAGSTLIFVVDLINV; encoded by the coding sequence GTGAGCCAGAAGACGAAGCCGGAGATCGACTTCCCGGAGGGCCCGGCCCCGGCCGAGCTGGAGATCACCGACATCGAGGTGGGCACCGGCGCGGAGGCGAAGCCCGGCCAGATGGTCGAGGTGCACTACGCGGGCGTCACCTACGAGACCGGTGAGGAGTTCGACGCCAGCTGGAACCGTGGCTCGACCTTCAAGTTCCCGCTGGGCGCCGGGCGCGTCATCAAGGGCTGGGACGAGGGTGTCGTCGGCATGAAGGTGGGTGGCCGCCGCAAGCTGGTCATCCCCGCCCACAAGGCGTACGGCAACCAGTCGCCGAGCCCGCTGATCCCCGCGGGTTCGACCCTGATCTTCGTGGTCGACCTGATCAACGTCTGA
- a CDS encoding NAD(P)/FAD-dependent oxidoreductase, with the protein MLTRPTHDVVVIGAGVVGAACAFYAARAGLSVAVVDRGPVAGGTTGAGEGNLLLSDKAPGPELELAQLSARLWQQLAAELPAEVEYEAKGGLVVAAAPAGLDALRSFAAKQQAAGVIAHEVPADGLAELEPHLAPGLAGGFHYPEDSQVQPALAAAQLLRAARRAGAVLHLGERVDALLTTADGAVRGVRTERRELAAGAVVNAAGTWGGEIAALAGVDLPVLPRRGFVLVTEPLPRVVRHKVYAADYVADVASGSAELQSSAVVEGTPSGPVLIGASRERVGFDRTVSVEVLRRLAAQAAELFPVLTDVRVLRAYRGFRPYLPDHLPAIGAHPQAPGLYHACGHEGAGIGLAPATGLLLAEELTGRQLTEGPRPDLSPFRPDRFTSSRNG; encoded by the coding sequence GTGCTCACGAGACCAACCCACGACGTCGTGGTGATCGGCGCCGGCGTCGTCGGCGCCGCCTGCGCGTTCTACGCCGCCCGGGCCGGGCTCTCGGTCGCCGTGGTGGACCGCGGTCCGGTGGCCGGCGGGACCACCGGCGCCGGCGAGGGCAACCTGCTGCTCTCCGACAAGGCGCCCGGACCCGAGCTGGAACTCGCCCAGCTCTCGGCCCGACTCTGGCAGCAGCTCGCCGCCGAGCTGCCGGCCGAGGTCGAGTACGAGGCCAAGGGCGGACTGGTGGTCGCCGCCGCACCCGCCGGACTCGACGCGCTGCGCTCCTTCGCGGCCAAGCAGCAGGCAGCCGGCGTGATCGCCCACGAGGTGCCCGCCGACGGCCTCGCCGAACTCGAACCGCACCTGGCGCCCGGGCTGGCCGGCGGCTTCCACTACCCCGAGGACTCCCAGGTGCAGCCGGCCCTGGCCGCCGCTCAACTGCTGCGCGCCGCGCGCAGGGCGGGCGCCGTGCTGCACCTGGGCGAGCGGGTGGACGCCCTGCTGACGACCGCCGACGGCGCGGTGCGCGGGGTGCGCACCGAACGGCGGGAACTGGCGGCCGGCGCCGTGGTGAACGCCGCCGGGACCTGGGGCGGCGAGATCGCGGCCCTGGCCGGGGTGGACCTGCCGGTGCTGCCTCGGCGCGGATTCGTGCTGGTCACCGAGCCGCTGCCGCGCGTGGTGCGGCACAAGGTGTACGCCGCCGACTACGTCGCGGACGTGGCCAGCGGGTCGGCCGAGCTGCAGAGCTCGGCGGTGGTCGAGGGCACCCCCTCCGGGCCGGTGCTGATCGGCGCCAGCCGGGAGCGGGTCGGCTTCGACCGGACCGTCTCGGTGGAGGTGCTGCGACGCCTGGCCGCACAAGCGGCGGAGCTCTTCCCGGTGCTGACCGACGTACGGGTGCTGCGCGCGTACCGCGGATTCCGGCCGTACCTGCCGGACCACCTGCCCGCGATCGGCGCCCATCCGCAGGCCCCCGGCCTCTACCACGCCTGCGGCCACGAGGGCGCGGGCATCGGACTGGCCCCCGCCACCGGGCTGCTGCTCGCCGAGGAACTGACCGGCCGGCAGCTGACCGAGGGCCCGCGGCCGGACCTCAGCCCGTTCCGCCCCGACCGCTTCACCTCCTCGAGAAACGGATAG
- a CDS encoding proline racemase family protein, with translation MRTRHVFHAVDSHTEGMPTRVITGGFGVIPGATMAERRVHFQQHLDRFRTLLMYEPRGHASMSGAVLQPPTRPDADYGVLFIEVSGLLPMCGHGTIGVATVLVETGMVPVVEPVTTVRLDTPAGLVTAEVQVKDGAATAVTIRNVASYSVALDQKIDVPGWGTVSYDLAFGGNFYAILPLAEFGLPFERARKQEILDAGLALMAAINASEQRPVHPEEPSFHSVHHVNLLAPGSTAQHSRHAMAIHPGWFDRSPCGTGTSARMAELHARGELPLGQDFTNESFIGTRFIGRLVEETRVAGHPAVIPTVTGRAWVTGTAQYFLDPTDPFPGGFLL, from the coding sequence ATGCGCACCCGCCACGTCTTCCACGCCGTCGACTCGCACACCGAGGGCATGCCCACCCGGGTGATCACCGGCGGGTTCGGGGTCATCCCCGGTGCCACCATGGCCGAGCGTCGGGTCCACTTCCAGCAGCACCTGGACCGGTTCCGGACCCTGCTGATGTACGAGCCGCGCGGCCACGCCTCGATGAGCGGCGCCGTCCTGCAGCCGCCGACCAGGCCGGACGCCGACTACGGGGTGCTCTTCATCGAGGTCTCCGGACTGCTGCCGATGTGCGGGCACGGCACCATCGGGGTGGCCACCGTGCTGGTGGAGACAGGCATGGTGCCGGTGGTCGAGCCGGTCACCACGGTGCGACTGGACACCCCCGCCGGTCTGGTCACCGCCGAGGTGCAGGTCAAGGACGGCGCGGCCACCGCCGTGACGATCCGCAACGTGGCCTCCTACTCGGTGGCCCTGGACCAGAAGATCGACGTCCCCGGCTGGGGCACCGTCAGCTACGACCTGGCCTTCGGCGGCAACTTCTACGCCATCCTGCCGCTGGCCGAGTTCGGGCTGCCCTTCGAGCGGGCCCGCAAGCAGGAGATCCTGGACGCAGGGTTGGCGCTGATGGCGGCCATCAACGCCTCCGAGCAGCGCCCGGTGCACCCTGAGGAACCGTCCTTCCACAGCGTGCACCACGTCAACCTGCTGGCCCCCGGCTCCACCGCCCAGCACTCGCGGCACGCGATGGCCATCCACCCCGGCTGGTTCGACCGCTCGCCCTGCGGCACCGGTACCTCGGCCCGGATGGCCGAACTGCACGCCCGCGGCGAGCTCCCGCTCGGCCAGGACTTCACCAACGAGTCCTTCATCGGCACCCGCTTCATCGGCCGCCTGGTCGAGGAGACCCGGGTGGCCGGCCACCCTGCCGTCATCCCCACCGTCACCGGCCGCGCCTGGGTCACCGGCACCGCCCAGTACTTCCTCGACCCGACGGACCCGTTCCCCGGAGGATTCCTGCTATGA